The genomic DNA CGTCGCGACCAGGCCGGCCACGATCACGAGGAGCAGGAGGCAGAAGGCCGCGGTGAAGATCGTGATCTGGCGGCGGACCGCTGCCCGCGGGGACGTCCCCGGGGGCTGGTAGAGGGCGACCCGCCACTCGGGCAGCGCTTCCCCGAAGGCCACCGCGACGATCCGGTCGGCCGAGTCCAGGGGCTCTCGACTGTAGACCGGCCGGCCCCGGTGGTCCAGGATCGCCAGGATGGTGGTGGGCCGCTCCTGGGTCCCGAGCGCCGGCTCGAGGATCTCGCGCCGGAAGACCTCGGGGTTCCGGGTCACCGCCGCCAGCACCGGCGCGCCGGTGGCTGTCTTCAGCACGGCCGCCAGGAAGACCTGATCGCCCGCCAGGAAGTGGCGCCGGCCGCCCCGCTCCCAGAACCCCTGCGAGATCTCGCCCAGGAGCCCCACGAAGACGCCGGCGTCCTCGTCCTGCCAGGCGGCCGGGAAGAGGAGCTGGCCCCGGCGGTCGAAGAGATGGAGCCGCTGGACCAGGGGCACCGCGGTCGAGAGCTGCAGTAGCGCCGCCGGCGTGAAGTCGGGCGCCGCGATGATGGCGCGGAGGCGGGCGAGGATCTCATCCTCGGCGCGGGCCAGCACCATTTCGACCTTCTCCGCCGCCATGCTCGCCATGTCGCGGGCCTGCTCGCGGAAGAGCAGCTCGGCCGAGGTCTCCCACTGCCGCAGCGACAGGTAGCCGAGCGCCGCCAGGATCGCGGCCGCGACCAGGATGGCCAGGAGCGCGAAGGTGAGGAAGGCCTTCACCGGCCCCTCACCCGCCTCTCACCCGCCGGGCGGCTCGGCGAGGAGCGTCCCGATCACCCGCTCGGTCTCCGCATAGGCGCCCTCGCCGATGTGATCCACGGTCCATCTGCAATCCCGTTCGCCCCCCGCAGTATCGGGGCACCCGTACCGGACGGTTGTCACAACCATGTCAACGCTCTGTGTCGGGCTCGGGTCCGCGACCTCCCCCGGGGATCAGACGGCGTGGTGCAGCAGCCCCGCCCAGCCCACCCCCGCGGCCGCGCGCTGGCGCAGGGCGGGCTCGAGCCAGCGATCGACCCCGAGGACGCGGCCGGCGTCGGCGAAGGCGAAGCAGAACTGCGGCAGCGTCAGCAGCACCCAGATCCAGCCCCACTCCCCGGGAACGTTATAGGCCTGCAGCGCGATGTTGACCTGCCAAAGGAACCCCCCGAGCCCGGCCAGGCGCGTGAAGATCCCCAGGAGGAGGGCCACGCCCAGAGCCAGCTCAGTCACGAACGTCAGCATCCCGAAGAAGGCGAAGTTCGCGAGAACCACTTCCTGGAGGAACGTCGCCATCCAGGGGAAGGTCGGGTGGGCGATTTCCTGTTCGATCCAGCTGCGGAGCCAGCCGTAGTTCGCCCACGGAGGCTTCGACAGGGCCATCTGGAGGTAGAGCAGGCCGAACGCGATCCGGAAGAGCGCGAGCGGCCAGCCGGGGACGAGCGTCTTGAGGCCGAGCGGGGTGCCGTCCATCAGCGTGGCTCCTTGCGCGGGGGGGCCGCCCCGGGCGGCGCGGCGCGGGATCTCCTCGCCGCGCAGGTCCTGCGGGGAGCCGCCCCCATGATAGCGTTGGTGAGGCCGGCCACCCCGTCGAGCACCGGCGTGGGTGGCCCTCAGGAGCCGAGGACGCGAGGCGTCCGGCGATGCGGCCGTGGAGGCCGTTCGCGGCCGGGCTCACGGCACGTAGACGTCGGCGTCAGGGTAAAAGGCGTACCAGCCGAACCAGTAGACCACGTGGCCGCCGACGCGGGGCAGCGTCCGACCGGTCAGCGGCTCGAGCAGCTGCTCCTCCTCGACACGCCAACGAGACCCGGTGGTCGTCTCGATGAGCTCGCCCGGTGCAGAGCCGGACCGAAAAGTCAGCGTCCCGCGCTCGTAGGCCCTCGCCGAGCGCGTCTCCGCCGCGCCCAGGACGACGACGTTGGTCGTCTCCACGCGGTCGTTCACCACCGACGCCCGCCTGAACACGTCGAGCGGATAGGCCTTGTGGACAGCACCGATCCGGACCGCGAAGACGAGGTCCTTCGTCCGTAGCCGATCGCTGCGCGGCGAGACGGGGAACATCGTGTCCGGGCTGGCGAAGTAACGGCCATACGGGCGGCCCGGCGTGTAGTCTCGCGCGTAACCGGTCTTGAGGTCGAGGACGGTCGTATCGGGATGCTGGGTCCGCCACTCCTTCCAGGTCGTGATCACCACCGGCAGCACCCGGAGACGGACCCCGCTCCGGGCGAGGGGCCCGACCACGGGCTCCCCCTTGAGGTGATTCCACAGGGAATTCGTCTGGTGATCGTACATGAGCTTGTTCGAGCGGAAGAGCAGGCCCGAGGACCCGAAGGTATACGTCGTGCCCTGCGCTGTCGCCTGGAAGAGGGTCCCCGACCCGCAGAGCGTTCAGTAGGCGAGGGCGACCGGCACGCCGCCGACGACGTCGTTCGCCATCTCGTGCCAGTCCATGATGCGGTGCGGGTAGGCGCGGCTCTGCCCGTTCAGGGTGACCCCGAAGACCAGCTCGTCGTCGGTGAGATAGGTCGCCTGGGCGCCGGGGACGTGGGCCGGGTTCGTGAGAGCGGGGATCCCGTCCTTGGCCACCCCGCCCCAGACGATCTCCTCCATCCGGATCCGGTAAGGGATGCCCGGCTTGAACCACTCCAGGAACTCGGGATCGATGAGGCTCAGAAGCCGCCCCTTCCAGGCGATGAACTCGGGAGGGGGAGTGATGTCGGTCTGCTTCTGGACCCATTCCACCCAGCGGGGCCATACGGGCCCGAATCGCTGCCCCGAGAGCTTCTCGAGGACGCCCACGGGCAGTTCCGCGGGGATCGAGAGGTCGAAGCGTAGGAGCTCGATCAGCGCCGGGATCGCGCCGCGATCACCACTGCGCTCGAGAGCGGCGTACGCGCGAATCTGCACGTCCGTCGGCTGGGAGGGGAGCACGTCATAGAGGAGCGCACCGGTCGAGGTTCGAGTCTGGGCCGCTGCGGGTCCAGCCAGGGTGAGCGTGACCGCGAGGAGCCGTAAGGCTCTTACCGATGCCCCCGGGACGCCGGTTCTGGATGGGCCTACTCTACGGCGCGGGCCTCCCATCAGGTGTCACCAAGATGTGTCATCAACGGCCTCGCGCCCCTCTCCGGTCGGTCCCGTCCCCGGCACTGGTATCGCCGTAGCCGGCATTTTGCGATCCACGGTCCACCTGCAATCCCGTTCGCCCCCCGCAGTATCGGGGCACCCGTACCGGACGGTTGTCACAACCATGTCAATGCTTTGTGTCGGGCTCGGGTCCGCGACCTCCCCGGGATCAGACGGCGTGGTGCAGGAGCCCTGCCCAGCCCACCCCCGCGGCTGCACGCTGGCGCAGGGTGGGCTCGAGCCAGGCGTCAACCCCGAGGACGCGACCGGCGTCGCTGAATGCGAAGCAGAACTGCGGGAGCGTCAGGAGGACCCAGATCCAGTACCACTCGCCTGGAACGTTGAAGGCCTGCAGCGCGATGTTCACCTGCCAGAGGAAGCCGGCGAGGCCGACCAGCCGAGTCATGACGCCGAGGAGGAGCCCGATGCCGAGCAGGAGCTCCACCACGAAGGCCACGGTGCCGAACAGCGCGAAATTGGGCACCACCACGTCCTGCAGGAACGCCCCGATCGCCGGAAAGACCGGGTGGGCGATCTCCTGCTCGATGAACCCGCGCAGCCACCCGAAGTTCTTCCATGGCGCCTTCTGGAGCGCCATGTCGAGGTAGAGGATCCCGAAGGCGATCCGGAACAGGGCGAGCGGCCACCCAGGGACCCGCGTGGTGAGACCGAGCGGAGTCGGGGCCATGGCGGACACTCCCTGGCGCGGGCCGACGGGCCGGGCCGCGGCGACCAGCGCCTCCGGAATCTCCCGGAGCGACCATATCGCCCGTCGGGCGTCGCGGGCCGTCCGGGCCGAGCCCACGGGATCACCGTGTCCATCATAGCGCCGGTGGCGCCCCGCGGCGGGCGGGATGCGACGAATCGGAGGGGGTTGGCGCCCCCCAAGACCCAGGAGGGTCGGAGTAACCCGGCGCCGACCACCGAGCGCGTGGTGCATCGAGGAGTGCTCCGAGCGGCGGCTTCGCCGCCGCCCCGACGGGGGGGCCTCGGGGGGTCTTCCGAGACCCCCCCGAAATGACCTAGCCTCCCCGGGCGAACTCGGGGTAGAGCGTCATCCCGCCATCGACGAAGAGGGTGTGGCCGTGCACGTAGTCCGAGTCGTCGGAGGCGAGCCACACCGCCGCCTTGCCGATGTCCTCCGGCAGGCCGATCCGCCCGTAGGGGATCAGCGTGAGGAGGGCCTTCAGGGCCTCGGGCGTCTCCCAGGCGGGCCGGTTGATGGGTGTCTGGATGGCCCCCGGCGCGATCGAGTTGACGCGGATCCGATGGGGCGCCAGCTCCTGGGCCAGCGACTGCATGAACAGGCGGACGCCGCCCTTGGAGGCGGCGTAGTTGACGTGACCAGCCCACGGAATCTGCTCGTGGACCGAGGAGATGCAGATGATCTTCCCGGCCGCCCGGGAGACCTCGGCGCGGATGCCGCGCCGAGCCATCTCGCGGGCCGCCTCGCGGGCGCAGAGGAACATCCCGGTCAGGTTCACGCTGAGCACCGTGTTCCACTGGTCGAGCGTCATCTCGACGAAGGGCGAGTCCCGCTGAAGCCCCGCGTTGTTGACGAGGATGTCGATGGTCCCCCAAGCCGCGAGCATCTCCTGGAACATGGCGCGGACGTCCGCCTCGCTGGAGACGTCGGCCCGGATGGCCCGCGCGTCGACGCCGCTCGTCTTGAGATCGTCCACGACCCGCTGGGCGGCCTCCGGCTTGGAGACGTAGTTGACGACCACCGACGCCCCGGCGGCGGCCAGGGCCCGGGCCACACCCTCGCCGATTCCCGAGCTGGCGCCCGTCACGAGCGCGCGCTGTCCCTGCAACGGTCGGTGCGCCATCAGGCCCCTCCTCCGGAGTGCGGGTTCCGCTCGGCCTCCGCTGCCGCAGACGGGAGCGCTCCGAGCTCCCAGGGCGGATCGATGGCCAGCGGCAGCTCGACGAGCGTCGGGCCGGCGTGCCCCAGCGCCTTGTCGAGGGCCGCCGGCAGCGCGTCCAGCGACTCCACGCGCTCTCCCTCCGCCCCGAAGGCGCGCGCCAGGCCGGGGAAGTCCGGGTTCACCAGGTCCGCCTCGCCCCACCGACCGAACAGCGTCTCCTGGAGCCACTTGATGGCCCCGTAGCGCTGGTCATTCAGCACGAGGAAGACGACGGGGAGCTGGTACTTCACGGCGGTGGCGAGCTCGTTCACCGAATAGAGAAAGCCCCCGTCGCCGGCGACCGCGAGGACCTGGCGCTCCGGATGCGCGATCTTGGCCCCGATCGCCGCCGGCACCGCGTAGCCGAGGGTAGCCGACCCGACGGGGTACAGAAAGGTCCGCGGCGCGAGGACGGGGAAGTGCCACTCCATCCAGTAGTTGAGGCCGGTCTGGTCGTTTACCACGACGGCGTCCGGCGCCAGCCGATCGCGCAGGATAGCGATCAGGCGGTCGACCGTCTCCGTGTACCGCGGCCCGCGGGCCGCGCGGAGGGTGGCGAGCCACGCCCGATCCCACCCGGAGACGGGCGGCCCGGGGCCCACCGCCTCCCGAAGGGCGCGGAGGCCATCCCGCGCATCGCCGACGAGACCGAGCGCGGGCGGGTACATCTTGCCGAGCACGGTCGCGTCCAGATCCAGATGGATCAGCGTCTGGTCGGGACGGAACGCGAGGTTCAGGAGGAGACCCCGCGTCGAGCGGTGCGCGAAGCGGCAGCCCACGGCCAGCACGACGTCGGCCGCCTCGATGGCCGGCTGGGTGGCCCGCCGGTTCGGGAGGACGCCGAGCCAGAGCGGGTCCGTCTCCGGGACGGCGCCTCGCCCCATCACCGTCGTCACGACCGGCGCCCCGAGCCGGCGTGCCAGCAGGAGGAGCTCGCCGCCCGCTTCGGCGGCGATGACACCACCGCCCGCGATCAGGAGCGGACGCCGGGCGCCCCGGAGGTAGGCGTCGGCGGCCTCGGCGATCGAGCGGACGTCGCAGGGCGGGCGGCGCCCTTCGCCTCCGGGCGTGAGCTGGCCTTCGACCCGGGTGGCCAGGAGGTCAGTGGGAATCGACAGGGCGATCGGACCCGGCCGGCCCGTGCGGAAGAGATGGAACGCGCCCTGCACGGCCCCGGGGATGTCGCGCCCGGCCTCGAGGGCCTCGGCCCAGCGGCAGACCGGCTTGAAACAGTCGATCTGGTTCGGGACCTCGTGGAGCGCGCCCAGGTCCGCCCCGACGAGCGCGCGCGGGAT from Candidatus Methylomirabilota bacterium includes the following:
- a CDS encoding TQO small subunit DoxD, whose amino-acid sequence is MAPTPLGLTTRVPGWPLALFRIAFGILYLDMALQKAPWKNFGWLRGFIEQEIAHPVFPAIGAFLQDVVVPNFALFGTVAFVVELLLGIGLLLGVMTRLVGLAGFLWQVNIALQAFNVPGEWYWIWVLLTLPQFCFAFSDAGRVLGVDAWLEPTLRQRAAAGVGWAGLLHHAV
- a CDS encoding HAMP domain-containing sensor histidine kinase; the protein is MKAFLTFALLAILVAAAILAALGYLSLRQWETSAELLFREQARDMASMAAEKVEMVLARAEDEILARLRAIIAAPDFTPAALLQLSTAVPLVQRLHLFDRRGQLLFPAAWQDEDAGVFVGLLGEISQGFWERGGRRHFLAGDQVFLAAVLKTATGAPVLAAVTRNPEVFRREILEPALGTQERPTTILAILDHRGRPVYSREPLDSADRIVAVAFGEALPEWRVALYQPPGTSPRAAVRRQITIFTAAFCLLLLVIVAGLVATYRLVRRETEMVRLKADFVANVSHDLKTPLSLIRMFGETLEMGRLPDEAKRQEYYRVITREAERLSRLIDNVLDFSRIEGGRRRYDLSPTPVDPLVRETLEVFDYPLAQQGFAVEVTVASDLPEVPMDADAVGQALANLVDNAIKYSVGRKVLRVDARIQDDSLALSVADEGIGIPREEQARIFEKFYRVGRSDTQGRRGSGVGLALVRHIAEAHGGRVTVDSRPGAGSRFTLWLPLASLRSG
- a CDS encoding DUF3179 domain-containing protein, giving the protein MGGPRRRVGPSRTGVPGASVRALRLLAVTLTLAGPAAAQTRTSTGALLYDVLPSQPTDVQIRAYAALERSGDRGAIPALIELLRFDLSIPAELPVGVLEKLSGQRFGPVWPRWVEWVQKQTDITPPPEFIAWKGRLLSLIDPEFLEWFKPGIPYRIRMEEIVWGGVAKDGIPALTNPAHVPGAQATYLTDDELVFGVTLNGQSRAYPHRIMDWHEMANDVVGGVPVALAYUTLCGSGTLFQATAQGTTYTFGSSGLLFRSNKLMYDHQTNSLWNHLKGEPVVGPLARSGVRLRVLPVVITTWKEWRTQHPDTTVLDLKTGYARDYTPGRPYGRYFASPDTMFPVSPRSDRLRTKDLVFAVRIGAVHKAYPLDVFRRASVVNDRVETTNVVVLGAAETRSARAYERGTLTFRSGSAPGELIETTTGSRWRVEEEQLLEPLTGRTLPRVGGHVVYWFGWYAFYPDADVYVP
- a CDS encoding SDR family oxidoreductase, which codes for MAHRPLQGQRALVTGASSGIGEGVARALAAAGASVVVNYVSKPEAAQRVVDDLKTSGVDARAIRADVSSEADVRAMFQEMLAAWGTIDILVNNAGLQRDSPFVEMTLDQWNTVLSVNLTGMFLCAREAAREMARRGIRAEVSRAAGKIICISSVHEQIPWAGHVNYAASKGGVRLFMQSLAQELAPHRIRVNSIAPGAIQTPINRPAWETPEALKALLTLIPYGRIGLPEDIGKAAVWLASDDSDYVHGHTLFVDGGMTLYPEFARGG
- a CDS encoding thiamine pyrophosphate-binding protein, with protein sequence DRTGGEWVVDALAAEGVRHVFGIPGVHNLAIYDALLRQTTIRHILARHEAGAAFMADGYARSSGRPGVVLVTTGPGATNALTPLVESYAGSQPVLLVMSDIPRALVGADLGALHEVPNQIDCFKPVCRWAEALEAGRDIPGAVQGAFHLFRTGRPGPIALSIPTDLLATRVEGQLTPGGEGRRPPCDVRSIAEAADAYLRGARRPLLIAGGGVIAAEAGGELLLLARRLGAPVVTTVMGRGAVPETDPLWLGVLPNRRATQPAIEAADVVLAVGCRFAHRSTRGLLLNLAFRPDQTLIHLDLDATVLGKMYPPALGLVGDARDGLRALREAVGPGPPVSGWDRAWLATLRAARGPRYTETVDRLIAILRDRLAPDAVVVNDQTGLNYWMEWHFPVLAPRTFLYPVGSATLGYAVPAAIGAKIAHPERQVLAVAGDGGFLYSVNELATAVKYQLPVVFLVLNDQRYGAIKWLQETLFGRWGEADLVNPDFPGLARAFGAEGERVESLDALPAALDKALGHAGPTLVELPLAIDPPWELGALPSAAAEAERNPHSGGGA
- a CDS encoding TQO small subunit DoxD encodes the protein MDGTPLGLKTLVPGWPLALFRIAFGLLYLQMALSKPPWANYGWLRSWIEQEIAHPTFPWMATFLQEVVLANFAFFGMLTFVTELALGVALLLGIFTRLAGLGGFLWQVNIALQAYNVPGEWGWIWVLLTLPQFCFAFADAGRVLGVDRWLEPALRQRAAAGVGWAGLLHHAV